Proteins found in one Enterococcus sp. 9D6_DIV0238 genomic segment:
- a CDS encoding prepilin-type N-terminal cleavage/methylation domain-containing protein has translation MLKNVMKDERGLSLVELLAVVVIMAIIAGIGAVAISNVIQKNREDAGISNVQSLMSSANLYQMSETGDDAIGKKSPAVTAADLETKNYITQIGFLKTGTDVTFHTTSKGNILITVAADTLTAGSKGSKKLDHVNEKEVAELTRDQLWKDGLTGAETAAP, from the coding sequence ATGTTAAAAAATGTAATGAAGGATGAGCGAGGACTTTCGTTAGTAGAGTTACTTGCAGTTGTGGTAATCATGGCGATTATTGCTGGGATTGGTGCAGTAGCGATTTCCAATGTTATTCAAAAAAATAGAGAGGATGCAGGAATTTCAAATGTGCAGTCATTAATGAGTTCAGCTAATTTATATCAAATGTCTGAAACAGGAGACGATGCCATTGGTAAAAAGAGCCCTGCAGTAACAGCGGCTGATCTTGAAACTAAAAACTACATTACTCAGATTGGTTTTTTGAAGACAGGAACTGACGTAACATTCCATACAACTAGCAAAGGTAATATATTGATCACTGTAGCAGCGGATACGCTAACTGCGGGGTCAAAAGGAAGTAAAAAACTTGATCATGTGAACGAAAAAGAAGTTGCTGAGCTGACAAGGGATCAACTTTGGAAAGATGGTCTTACAGGAGCAGAAACAGCAGCACCATAA
- a CDS encoding type II secretion system F family protein: protein MAIFSYEAQSMSGGIKKGRLRAESSYEASQVLKKKGLRSTILVEQEETFATKEIELFNRVSVKLLAEYLQKFATLIDCGISITAACEMLAEQEQNKNLKKILLQICEDIRGGDSLSNCYSKHPNAFPSMLISIVRAAEMSGTLDATLVRMSTYYEKKAKARGGVITAMIYPIIMLVLSLCVGIFLIVSIVPMFVTVFESLDAELPAITKVTIGLSNFLTSKGWLLLVMIVSGFVGFKLAMRNNEIKFKWHSFLLRMPIFGELVQKSNLNVMLSTLSTLLESSVSISKALEMSADAVDNLYIKQLIFRCQAEVERGGSMSGVFSQDKIIPPLVTQMTIVGESTGSLESMLKKLSNMFEEEVEMLGERIKLIMEPITIIIICVIVGLIVAAIMLPMFSMYDAVQG from the coding sequence ATGGCGATTTTTTCCTACGAAGCACAATCAATGTCTGGTGGTATCAAAAAAGGACGCTTAAGAGCGGAAAGCTCCTATGAAGCGAGTCAGGTATTAAAGAAAAAAGGTCTGCGCTCTACGATTTTAGTGGAGCAGGAAGAAACCTTTGCGACAAAAGAAATTGAGCTATTTAATCGAGTCAGCGTAAAGTTACTGGCGGAATATTTGCAAAAATTTGCGACGCTGATCGATTGTGGTATTTCGATCACAGCTGCTTGTGAAATGTTAGCTGAGCAAGAACAAAATAAAAACTTGAAAAAGATTTTGCTGCAGATTTGTGAAGACATTCGTGGCGGAGATTCTCTTTCTAATTGTTATAGCAAGCATCCAAATGCCTTTCCTTCTATGCTGATCAGTATTGTACGAGCAGCTGAAATGTCGGGAACTTTAGATGCAACACTCGTTCGGATGAGTACTTATTATGAGAAAAAAGCGAAAGCAAGAGGTGGAGTGATCACGGCGATGATTTATCCAATTATTATGTTGGTCCTTTCCTTATGTGTGGGGATTTTTCTGATCGTAAGTATTGTGCCGATGTTTGTGACTGTTTTTGAAAGCTTGGACGCAGAACTACCGGCAATCACCAAAGTAACGATTGGCTTAAGTAATTTTTTGACAAGTAAAGGCTGGTTGCTACTAGTTATGATCGTATCAGGTTTTGTTGGCTTTAAGCTAGCGATGAGAAACAATGAAATAAAGTTCAAATGGCATAGCTTTCTTTTACGGATGCCGATTTTTGGTGAGCTCGTTCAAAAAAGTAATTTGAATGTGATGTTAAGTACATTATCGACCTTATTAGAAAGTTCCGTTTCTATTTCTAAAGCGTTAGAAATGTCAGCGGATGCGGTGGATAACTTATATATCAAACAGTTGATTTTCAGATGTCAGGCAGAGGTTGAACGAGGCGGCTCGATGAGTGGTGTATTCAGCCAAGATAAAATCATTCCGCCGTTAGTTACGCAAATGACGATTGTCGGAGAATCAACAGGTTCTTTAGAAAGCATGTTGAAAAAGCTGAGTAATATGTTTGAAGAAGAAGTAGAAATGCTGGGAGAACGGATCAAGCTGATCATGGAACCGATCACGATCATCATTATTTGTGTGATCGTTGGATTGATCGTTGCAGCCATCATGTTGCCAATGTTCTCGATGTATGACGCTGTTCAAGGCTAA
- a CDS encoding type IV pilus twitching motility protein PilT, protein MSQEVEIELPLHSAMKKEKGGRGINPKLRPFKEQFDELLRESVRQKVSDIHLTVGLPPIFRLNGELNEVASEEVLTNKTISMYGRVMCNSDQWTEFKENGEVDLAYEVKNASRFRVNIFKQKGNVSIALRIIATKIPELSSLGVPSVLKSMIQKKQGLFLVTGPTGSGKSTTLASMIDYLNRTKKTHIITLEDPIEYVHNHNMSVIDQREVGVDTESFSNGLRASLRQDPDIILVGELRDFDTISIALTAAETGHLVLGTLHTTSAAATIERIVDVFSPEQQSQIRTQLAGALVGILAQRLLPTRANDGRVAATEMLVNNKSIANLIRGNKTHQIGNMLQIGKSDGMYTMESCINRLVSAGKVDVDAAEALLGEEE, encoded by the coding sequence ATGAGTCAGGAAGTGGAAATAGAGTTGCCGCTGCATTCAGCGATGAAAAAAGAAAAAGGCGGACGGGGAATAAATCCTAAGTTGAGACCATTTAAAGAGCAGTTCGATGAGTTGTTACGTGAATCTGTTCGTCAGAAAGTATCTGATATTCATTTAACGGTTGGGCTGCCTCCGATTTTTAGATTGAATGGTGAATTGAATGAAGTAGCTTCCGAAGAAGTTTTAACGAATAAAACAATTTCTATGTATGGACGTGTGATGTGTAATTCAGATCAATGGACCGAATTTAAAGAAAATGGCGAAGTCGATTTAGCTTATGAAGTGAAAAATGCCAGTCGTTTTCGTGTCAATATCTTCAAACAAAAAGGGAATGTTTCGATTGCTTTACGGATCATTGCTACCAAGATCCCAGAATTAAGTTCTTTAGGTGTTCCTTCCGTTTTAAAAAGCATGATCCAAAAAAAACAAGGACTATTCTTAGTGACGGGGCCGACGGGTTCGGGAAAATCAACGACTCTTGCTTCAATGATCGACTATCTGAATCGAACGAAGAAAACCCACATCATCACATTAGAAGATCCGATCGAGTATGTTCACAATCATAATATGAGTGTTATCGATCAACGTGAAGTCGGTGTAGATACAGAGTCATTTTCAAACGGATTGAGAGCCTCCTTACGGCAAGATCCAGATATTATTCTCGTTGGTGAGTTGCGTGATTTTGATACGATCTCGATTGCATTGACAGCTGCTGAAACAGGACACTTGGTTTTAGGCACTCTTCATACGACTAGTGCTGCAGCAACCATTGAACGGATCGTTGACGTATTTTCACCTGAACAGCAGTCACAAATTCGGACACAGCTAGCCGGAGCTTTAGTTGGGATCTTGGCTCAACGACTATTGCCCACACGAGCTAACGATGGTCGGGTAGCGGCAACGGAAATGCTTGTAAATAATAAATCGATCGCTAATTTGATCCGTGGAAATAAAACCCATCAAATCGGTAATATGCTGCAGATCGGTAAAAGTGACGGTATGTATACGATGGAAAGTTGTATCAACCGTTTGGTGTCTGCCGGCAAAGTCGATGTTGATGCTGCTGAAGCGTTACTGGGCGAGGAGGAATAG
- a CDS encoding GspE/PulE family protein, which yields MEERRKRRRKVRTAEQVDRHSATSASGLDKAELLVLAVQYKMLTKKQANEVSAQLSPKMTVERLLIEGDYLSEEQLMSLKSRQTGIRIMDLFNVERDSAVLDLVSKKFAQKNQLFPVKKKKGRLVVAMVNPMDYDVINELRLLTGLSILPYFSLSADIDQMITDHYPEDMMLEEWLQDASDDLPGEAAQVNSVLEDDSPIIKLVNSLLQTAVDKKASDIHFDPQKKSLNVRIRVDGELLDLNQLPKNVQSAVTSRIKIMSSLDITETRLPQDGRARIPNGRRMVDLRVSVLPTIYGEKIVIRIIDMSSGLRGLDEFNFDPDVLKGIKHLLKQPHGIFLVTGPTGSGKSSTLYAALNELNTPNVNIITVEDPVEYQLDGVNQVLVNSDIGLDFAAGLRSILRQDPNVVMVGEIRDGETAEIAIRASMTGHLVLSTLHTNDSIATVSRLIDMGVDSFLVANALTGVLSQRLVRTLCSSCKVAEPASLEEIEFLEKHHLYTDTLYSSTGCKKCNMTGFKGRMAIQELFIVTPDARLVISRNGEANELEKVAKKNGMKKLLDDGLDKVVRGYTTIAEVLKATSSE from the coding sequence ATGGAAGAACGAAGAAAACGTAGAAGAAAAGTTCGAACAGCAGAACAAGTTGATCGTCATTCTGCTACATCAGCAAGCGGTCTTGACAAAGCTGAGCTTTTAGTCCTGGCAGTCCAATATAAAATGCTGACAAAAAAGCAAGCCAATGAAGTCTCAGCACAACTATCTCCCAAAATGACAGTAGAACGTCTTTTGATCGAGGGAGATTATTTGAGCGAAGAGCAGTTGATGTCATTGAAAAGTCGACAAACAGGTATTCGTATCATGGACTTGTTTAATGTGGAACGAGATTCTGCTGTGCTTGATTTAGTATCGAAAAAATTTGCTCAAAAAAATCAGTTATTTCCAGTTAAGAAGAAAAAAGGACGCTTAGTAGTGGCCATGGTCAATCCAATGGATTATGACGTGATCAATGAGCTGCGTTTACTGACGGGCTTATCTATTTTACCCTATTTTTCTTTAAGTGCAGATATCGATCAGATGATCACCGACCATTATCCAGAAGATATGATGCTGGAAGAGTGGCTGCAGGATGCTTCAGATGATTTGCCGGGAGAAGCAGCCCAAGTGAATTCGGTTCTAGAGGATGACTCTCCCATTATAAAGCTGGTCAATTCTTTGCTGCAGACTGCTGTTGATAAAAAGGCCAGTGATATCCATTTTGATCCTCAGAAAAAGAGCTTGAATGTTCGGATTCGCGTAGATGGAGAATTGTTGGATCTAAATCAATTACCGAAGAATGTTCAGTCAGCAGTGACTTCTAGAATAAAGATCATGTCTTCTTTAGATATCACTGAAACGAGGCTGCCTCAAGATGGCCGAGCACGTATTCCAAATGGCAGACGGATGGTCGATTTGCGGGTATCCGTTTTACCAACGATCTATGGTGAAAAAATTGTTATTCGGATCATCGATATGTCTTCGGGGCTAAGAGGACTGGATGAGTTTAATTTCGATCCAGACGTTTTAAAAGGCATCAAGCATTTACTGAAACAACCTCACGGGATTTTCTTAGTGACAGGTCCAACTGGATCGGGGAAATCCTCTACATTATACGCAGCATTGAATGAGCTGAATACGCCAAATGTAAATATTATTACTGTGGAAGATCCAGTGGAGTATCAGCTGGACGGTGTGAATCAAGTTTTAGTCAACAGCGATATCGGATTAGACTTTGCGGCGGGCTTACGTTCGATTTTACGTCAAGATCCAAATGTCGTCATGGTTGGAGAAATTCGGGATGGTGAAACAGCAGAAATCGCCATTCGGGCATCGATGACAGGGCACTTAGTTTTAAGTACATTGCATACGAATGATTCGATCGCTACAGTTAGTCGTCTGATCGATATGGGTGTGGACTCTTTTCTAGTAGCGAATGCATTGACAGGTGTTTTGTCTCAGCGGCTTGTGCGGACGCTCTGCTCAAGCTGTAAAGTAGCTGAACCAGCCAGTTTAGAGGAAATCGAATTTTTAGAGAAGCATCATCTGTACACAGATACACTGTACAGCAGTACAGGATGTAAAAAGTGCAACATGACAGGATTTAAAGGCCGTATGGCTATTCAGGAATTATTTATTGTAACGCCGGATGCTCGATTGGTGATTTCTAGAAATGGAGAAGCTAATGAGTTAGAAAAAGTAGCAAAGAAAAACGGTATGAAAAAGCTTTTAGACGATGGCCTGGATAAAGTCGTTAGAGGGTATACAACAATTGCAGAAGTCTTGAAAGCAACATCTAGTGAATAA